GCTTTGCCTTTAGACGCATTTTTGGTTTCTACGATGATAACCCCATTACTGCCTCGTGTACCGTAAATAGCGGCAGACGAACCATCTTTCAGAACATTAAAGGACTTGATATCATTAGCGTTGATTGCCTGCAACTCGGACATGGTACTGTAAGTTCCGTCGACAATTATCAGCGGAGCACTTCCTGCCCGGATAGATCCGATACCTCTTAAATGTATCTCCGGTGATGCGTTCGGGTCATTTCCGCTTGTATTGCGAATGGATAATCCCGGTACTTTGCCGTTCAGCAAGTTAATCGGACTGGTAGTTACCCCCGCATTAAACGATTCTTCCCCTACTTTAGTGACAGCACTGGTCAACTCCTCTTTTTTCACTGTACCATAGCCAATGGCTACCACCTCTTCCAGTTGTACGCTGTTTTCACGCATAACGATGTTCAGCCTATTTTGTGTCACCGTTACTTTTTGCGTCTCCATCCCGATATATGTAAGAACAAGCACCGTATTTTTAGGGATGTCAGCGAGCGTAAAGTTTCCGTTTATATCAGTAGTAGTACCCATATTTTTGTTCTCTACCTTGATAGATACTCCAATCAGAGGTTCACCAGAGGAGTCTACGACTTTTCCGGTTACGTTCAGATTTTCTACACCGTAAAGCGAAGGAACACATACACACAGGAAACCTGCCATTAAAATGCAATATTTTATGGTTCTCAGCGTCACCTGTTCTTTTATTCGTTCAAAAAATGAAATGGCTAAATTCTCCATAAGTTAGACTTTTTGAATAACATAATAATTAAGTCAATATAAATAGTTAAGTATAGTCGTTAGAGGGCAATCACCACCACTCCTCCGATGAGACATACCAATCCTATCACCATCATCCGGATGGCATAGCGGGTAGCTCCTTTCCACTCGCCGGAAGCAAGTCCGGCCACATTACCTGCAATAATAGCTGTCGATTGCATGGTAGCCCAGCCCACAGAAGCTCCTAAAACTCCCATAAAACTGCCTCCCATACCATAGAACATAATGCTCAGATACCATAATACCCCTGCCAGAGAAGCCATTATCAGGCCTCCGGTTGTACGATGTCGGTAAGTTTTCCAAGATTGATTCTTGCCGAACAAACGGATACATTCAAGGAGATTAATAATAAATCCGGCACTCAAAGCGATACTCCATATCACGTTGGCTGCATAAAGAGAAGATGCTCCCGTTGCTACAGCCTTTTCTTGTAAGGGTGCCCCATAAACGAAAGCAAAGTTAATCATAGGTCCGAATATTCCTGCAAGCAAACAGATAATTAACCCTTTCCTGAAATTTTTCTTAATAGGTGTTTCAGAGTGCGTCTGGCGGCTTTTGCTATCTCTGTTGTGCCCTGCTATCGCAAAGAAAATGATTCCGGCAAGAATAATTACTGTACCTGTAAGTAACTTTAGTCCCGTAGGTGTTAGCAATTCCGAAGGGTTTCTGAGAATGACAGGCATCAAAGTCCCTACCACATTAATCAATCCTTGCATAATGGGAAGACTGAGCGAAACTCCCAGATAATCAATTCCTTTTCCGAATAGTATAGCGCCAATTCCCCATAAAAGGCCGAAGAAAGCCACTAGCAGTACCGTGTTGCTTTCATGAGCATATACACTTTCCAAGTCAGGAATAGAGATAAATGCCATTATCCAGGGAGCGACAAGAAGAGCGATGATACTCCAGATAAACCAATTGTTTTCCCATTTCCACTGTGAGTTGTGTTTAAAAGGCAAAGCAAACGTGCCGGAACAACCACCAGCCAGCAGAATTAATAAGAAACCCGAAATAACTGTAGTTTCCATACTTGTTTTAATTTTCGGTGAGTGAAACGATTTTAGTTACGCATTCCCGCAGTTGGGACTTTTGAGACTCTGTTAATTCGAAAAATTCAAAATCATTCAGATGGGTGTCGTTATTCTCTATGATGAGTACCTGGCTCCCCGGTTGCATGGCGATCTTGTGCCATACTTCTCTTCGGATATTGTACACTATACCCGGTTGCATATTTACTACATCATAGGTAATATTTTGATCGGTGACAGAAGCACCGATCAAAGCTGCTTTTCCCTGCAACAGTATAAATACTTCATCTGTCTGATGGTGGATATCCAGTTTCTCAATTTGCTCCAGAGATTCGGCCTCCGCATAATTGAGATAGGCTACCTGCCACCTGTCGGTTATCAGGAACGGGTGATATCCCTTTCCTTCAAATGTGTGTTCATCAATGATTTTCATGATATAAGATTTTTAGAGTGAATATGATTTAGCTTTCTAAGATACGGTCTACTACCAATTGTCTGAATTGAGGGGACAACATGGAAAAGTAGGCTGTAAATCCGGTAACACGGACTACCAGTTCCGGATATCCGGCAGGATCTTTATGGGCAGCCAATACAGTATCCTTATTCATAATATTGACGTTAATCAAAGTACCTCCCAAGTCGAAGTGTGCCCTGATGATGGACATGATTAACTCTATATTATCCATATTGGCGAATGTAGGGTCCAGCTCCCATTGCATGGGTGCCGTATTGCCATATCCCGGCTGAATTTTAGCTATAATGGTAGCAAGTGAAAGCGATGCGCCGTCTTTTACAAAACCGGGAGTGGGATTTGCTCCATGAGAGATAGGTGTTTGCGCTAAACGTCCGTCGGGAGTAGCTCCCACACTTTGTCCGAATCCTACCGTATTTGCCCAAGAGAAGAAGCCGGGAATAAAAATCCGGCGTTTGTCCGGTTCGGACTGCAAACGTACCAGTTCTGTAAATGTTTCTTTGATCCGAATCGCCCACTTTTCGCCCAAGGATTCGGCGGCTCCATATTTTTCGCTGTTCTTCAATAAATGCCGTATTCTGCATCCTCCGTCTCCTGAGAAATTGTTTCTCAGATATTCGGTCAGGGTATTCCAGGACAATTTGTTTTCCAACTCGATGCGCTGTTCCAAAGCGGCAAAAGAGTCAGCGACAGTAGCCAATCCGGCTCCGTCAATTGCCAGGTTGTAGTATTCCGCTCCACCGTCCGATACGTCTTTGCCTTTTTCCAATGGCCCGTGGCTCAATAGATTTAGTAATAACTCCGGCTCATTGTATTTTTGAAATTTCAGGTGATGGCGAATTCCGTCGGCTGATGTTTGGACTGCCTTAGCCAAATGCTCGTTGAATAACATCCAGAGCCGGGAGGTGCTATGATCTTTTTGTTCATTCATCATTTCCGTATAGGATACCTCAAAAACTTTCGCCATATTTATTTTCACAAGGTCATTCATTGTATATTCCAGTCCGGGCAGCGACATCCAGTTGCATCCCACTGCTATACGACGGCGAGCCAGTTGTGCACTGAAGCCGTTCTTCATAAATCCTTCTACCAATGCTTTATCTCCTGAGAATCTGGGCCATCCATTCTTGTTCTTAACCAGGTACTCTACGGATTTCCGGAATAAGTCCTTGTTCAGACCATCGAACACTCTCACTGTCAGATTTAAAGAGGTATTGATTTTATCGGCAGCTTCCAGTATTAAGAATGAAAGGGGGGAAGTTTGGTCTTTACCTGATTCGTCGGGACCTCCCAATTGCCAGTAGACAGGGTCGTTCAGTAAAAAACACGCCAAATAATAAACGGCCGTTTCTTTATCAATCCTTCCTTCTGCCAAATCTTTTTCATAAAAAGGAGCCAATAAAGTATCAATTTGTCCGCCAGCTCCATCACGGTTGTAAGTTCTTGATGCAAGATGATACCATATGATCCACTGACAGGCTTCTCTTAATGTCGTTGGGGCATCATTGATAATGCTCTCGTTTACTTTGGCTATTTCCAGTAAGTTGTTTTTAGAACAATCGTCTGTTGCAGATGCAGCCATTCTATATGCCTGGTCGATATGACGCTGTATCCACCCCTGCACACTACGTATGACCCTTAGATGCAAGCTGTAGAAGTGTTGTTGCTCTTCTGAATGATGCATGGATTGGTAATGTTCTATCTTCTTTATCAAGCCATTCCATCCTAATTTTACCCCGATTTCATAATCAGGAGCGAAATGAGCGTCATCGCCAATACCACAAATGAGGTCATACTTCTTGATATTCTCTTTTAGAAAGTCATAAGAATAATCCGGATTCCATTTATTGGGTCGCATTTTAGACATGAAATACATCCATCTTCCTGCAAAAGCATCATCGGCATCAATATATACCGGATGAATATTCATCAGGCTGCAAAAGTTATCAGCCCATGCATCAAATCCGTAGAAAGAACCATCGGGATGGTTAGGTATGATATTCCACAAATTTTCCGGAGGAACCACCCGTCCATAGTCATCTTCGTCCAGAAGTCCTTCCTTTTCAATCTTTTCCTGAGTTTGAGCGAGTTTCCGCATACGCAGATTCGCTATTTTTTGCTCGTAATTCTTCATTTTTTGTTATTGTTTAAATTATATCTGATCAGTATTTCCTTTAGTTTTTGTAATTGTCCTTTCTTTAAAAAAGCAGAATTGCTTAAGGGATTCTTCATTCCTAAATTCTCGAACTTAACGAATCCCAATGAATGAAATCCCAGCAATTCATAAGCAGGCTGATTAGGTAATTGCCGAATGAAGCGGCATATTGACTCGATAGCTTCTTCGGAATCATTGACGTTGGGAATGACCGGTGTACGAATGGTCAAAGGAACAGCTTGTTTGGCTAGAAATTCCAGGTTCTTTATAATAGGAACATTGGAGTGTCCGGTCCATTTCCGGTGTAATGTGTCATCGGCCATTTTAAAATCGCACATCCATAAATCAACCCAAGGAAGGAATGCCTCCAACGTGTTAACATCAGTCAACAGATTGGTTTCTACAGCTGTGTGTATTCTATGTTCCCGGCATTTTTGGAGAATATCTAACGCAAAATCTTTTTGCTGCAAAGGTTCACCCCCTGAGAGGGTAATTCCTCCTCCGGATTTCTGATAGTAAATAAGGTCCTGGAGAATTTCATGTATGATGTCCGAAGAATCAACTTCTTTCCCAATCCAGGACAGTGCGCCCGAAGTGCAGCGCTCTGTGCATTTCCCACAATCAGTACACCGTTCGCGATGAATGGATAATCTGTTTGAGTCGATGAACAGAACTTCATACTCACATACCGTTATACAAGAGAAACAATGGATACATTTGTCTTCAATATACTGGAGTTGCGGTTTCATGCTCCAGGTTTCAGGGTTATGACACCACTTACATCTCAGATTGCATCCTTTTAAGAAGATGGTAGAACGAATTCCCGGACCGTCATGGATAGACATTCGTTGGATGTTAGTTATAAAGCCTTTCATGATATGATTCTTTTAGTATTAGCTGATGGGGACAAAGGTAGAGGTTGTCCATATACGTTTTTCCGATAGAAATTATTCATAGCGGTAGTTTTTTTACGCTATTCCGACTTTTTATGCTTTGACATATAAAAAAGAGTCTTCACGGGTTGTGTTTGTGAAGGCTAACTCTTAATATTGCAATCAAATCAAAAAAGAATATGAGAGATTCCGTTTTTAAGCTATCCTATTTTCTGAGTGCAAATGAAAAGTTTCATATTGCAAGAGTGAATATAACCTCTTCTCAGGACTTGTCCTTACATTCACATGACTATGCTGAAATCTTATGGGTTGAAAAGGGAACAGGCATTCACCATGTCAATGGACATCAGTTTAGACTATCTCCGGGAGATTTAATTATGGTACGTCCCAAAGACAGGCATACGTTTTCCTCTTCGGGAAAAGGGATCGTTATTGTGAATGTGGCTTTTCCCGTGGAGACTTTAGATTATTTCCGTCAGCGATATTTTGAATGGAGTAACTTGTACTTTTGGACTACCGGTATGTTCCCATTTCAGATGAGATTATCAAGGGATATTGTGAAAAGACTATCTTCGCGGGCGGAAGAAGCAA
This sequence is a window from Bacteroides thetaiotaomicron VPI-5482. Protein-coding genes within it:
- the rhaT gene encoding L-rhamnose/proton symporter RhaT translates to METTVISGFLLILLAGGCSGTFALPFKHNSQWKWENNWFIWSIIALLVAPWIMAFISIPDLESVYAHESNTVLLVAFFGLLWGIGAILFGKGIDYLGVSLSLPIMQGLINVVGTLMPVILRNPSELLTPTGLKLLTGTVIILAGIIFFAIAGHNRDSKSRQTHSETPIKKNFRKGLIICLLAGIFGPMINFAFVYGAPLQEKAVATGASSLYAANVIWSIALSAGFIINLLECIRLFGKNQSWKTYRHRTTGGLIMASLAGVLWYLSIMFYGMGGSFMGVLGASVGWATMQSTAIIAGNVAGLASGEWKGATRYAIRMMVIGLVCLIGGVVVIAL
- a CDS encoding pyruvate formate lyase family protein, which produces MKNYEQKIANLRMRKLAQTQEKIEKEGLLDEDDYGRVVPPENLWNIIPNHPDGSFYGFDAWADNFCSLMNIHPVYIDADDAFAGRWMYFMSKMRPNKWNPDYSYDFLKENIKKYDLICGIGDDAHFAPDYEIGVKLGWNGLIKKIEHYQSMHHSEEQQHFYSLHLRVIRSVQGWIQRHIDQAYRMAASATDDCSKNNLLEIAKVNESIINDAPTTLREACQWIIWYHLASRTYNRDGAGGQIDTLLAPFYEKDLAEGRIDKETAVYYLACFLLNDPVYWQLGGPDESGKDQTSPLSFLILEAADKINTSLNLTVRVFDGLNKDLFRKSVEYLVKNKNGWPRFSGDKALVEGFMKNGFSAQLARRRIAVGCNWMSLPGLEYTMNDLVKINMAKVFEVSYTEMMNEQKDHSTSRLWMLFNEHLAKAVQTSADGIRHHLKFQKYNEPELLLNLLSHGPLEKGKDVSDGGAEYYNLAIDGAGLATVADSFAALEQRIELENKLSWNTLTEYLRNNFSGDGGCRIRHLLKNSEKYGAAESLGEKWAIRIKETFTELVRLQSEPDKRRIFIPGFFSWANTVGFGQSVGATPDGRLAQTPISHGANPTPGFVKDGASLSLATIIAKIQPGYGNTAPMQWELDPTFANMDNIELIMSIIRAHFDLGGTLINVNIMNKDTVLAAHKDPAGYPELVVRVTGFTAYFSMLSPQFRQLVVDRILES
- a CDS encoding glycyl-radical enzyme activating protein; this encodes MKGFITNIQRMSIHDGPGIRSTIFLKGCNLRCKWCHNPETWSMKPQLQYIEDKCIHCFSCITVCEYEVLFIDSNRLSIHRERCTDCGKCTERCTSGALSWIGKEVDSSDIIHEILQDLIYYQKSGGGITLSGGEPLQQKDFALDILQKCREHRIHTAVETNLLTDVNTLEAFLPWVDLWMCDFKMADDTLHRKWTGHSNVPIIKNLEFLAKQAVPLTIRTPVIPNVNDSEEAIESICRFIRQLPNQPAYELLGFHSLGFVKFENLGMKNPLSNSAFLKKGQLQKLKEILIRYNLNNNKK